The Erinaceus europaeus unplaced genomic scaffold, mEriEur2.1 scaffold_234, whole genome shotgun sequence genomic interval CAGACCCCAGGCTGACCCCCTCCCTCCACAGTGGACAGACTCCAGGCTGACCCCTCCCTCCACACTGGACAGACTCCAGGCTGACCCCCTCCCTCCACACTGGACAGACTCCAGGCTGACCCCCTCCCTCCTCACTGGACAGACCCCAGGCTGACCCCCTCCCTCCACACTGGACAGACCCCAGGCTGACCCCTTTCCCCCACTGGACAGCCCCCAGGCTGACCCCCTCCCTCCACACTGGACAAACCCCAGGCTGACCCCTCCCTCCACACTGGACAGACTCCAGGCTGACCCCTCTCCCCCACTGGACAGACCCCAGGCTGACCCCCTCCCTCCTCACTGGACAGACCCCAGGCTGACCCCCTCCCTCCACACTGGACAGACCCCAGGCTGACCCCTTTCCCCCACTGGACAGACCCCAGGCTGACCCCCTCCCTCCACACTGGACAGAACCCAGGCTGACCCCCTCCCTCCACACTGGACAGACTCCAGGCTGACCCCCCTCCCTCCACACTGGACAGACCCCAGGCTGACCCCTCCCTCCACACTGGACAGAACCCAGGCTGACCCCTCCCTCCACACTGGACAGACCCCAGGCTGACCCCCTCCCTCCTCACTGGACAGACCCCAGGCTGACCCTCtccctccacatggacagacccCAGGCTGACCCCCTCCCTCCTCACTGGACAGACTCCAGGCTGACCCCCTCCCTCCACACTGGACAGACCCCAGGCTGACCCTCTCCCTCCACACTGGACAGACCCCAGGGTGACCCCCTCCCTCCACACTGGACAGACTCCAGGCTGACCCCCCTCTCCACACTGGACTGACTCCAGGTTGACCCCCTCCCTCCACACTGGACAGACCCCAGGCTGACCCCCTCCCTCCACAGTGGACAGACTCCAGGCTGACCCCTCCCTCCACACTGGACAGACTCCAGGCTGACCCCCTCCCTCCACACTGGACAGACTCCAGGCTGACCCCCTCCCTCCTCACTGGACAGACCCCAGGCTGACCCCCTCCCTCCACACTGGACAGACTCCAGGCTGACCCCTCCCTCCACACTGGACAGACTCCAGGCTGACCCCTCCCTCCACACTGGACAGACCCCAGGCTGACCCCTTTCCCCCACTGGACAGACCCCAGGCTGACCCCCTCCCTCCACACTGGACAGACTCCAGGCTGACCCCTCCCTCCACACTGGACAGACCCCAGGCTGACCCCCTGTCCCCTACTGGACAGACCCCAGGCTGACCCCTTTCCCCCACTGGACAGACCCAAGGCTGACCCCTCTCCCCCACTGGACAGGACTCTGCTGACCCCAACTGCCCCTGCAGCATGGAGCTGAACCTGAGTGAGGCCAACAGCAGTGTGCCCTGGGACCTGGAGCCACAGCCCGCCTGGAGCCTGGGCCCGGAGAACCTGGTGGCCCTGGCGGCCTTTGGGCTCATCTTCACGCTGGGTGTGCTGGGCAACGCGCTGGTCATCGTGGTGCTGAGCCGCCGCCGGCCGGGCAGACCCCGCGGCCCCACCGAGCTGTTTGTGCTGAACCTGAGCGTGGCGGACCTGGCCTACCTGCTGTGCTGCGTGCCCTTCCAGGCCGTCGTGTACGCGCGCCCCACCTGGGAGCTGGGCGCCTTCGCCTGCAAGGCCTCACACTACGTGTTCACCGTGTCTATGCTGGTCAGCGTCTTCACGCTGGCCGCCATGGCCGTGGACCGCTACGTGGCCGTGGTGCTGGCCCGCCGCGCCCCGGGCCTGCGGGTGGCCCGCAACGCGCTGAGGGGGCTGGGCTGCATCTGGGCGCTGTCCCTGGGCATGGCTGCGCCCGTGGCTGCCCACCAACGCCTGCTGCACCACCAGCCGGGCAACCTGACcttctgctgggagcagtggcctGACCCACGTCACAAGAAGGCCTACGTGCTTTGTACCTTCCTGCTGGGCTACCTGCTGCCTCTCACCCTCATCTGCTTCTGCTACGCCAAGGTGGGCGGGGGGGCTCGGCCTGGTGGGCAGGGCAGGTGGTGCACAGCCTAGCCAGGAGGGCTAGCCAAGGTAGGCAGGGCAGGGGGCTTATCCAGGTGGGCTagccaaggtgtgtgtgtggggggcttagcctggtgggcagggcagggggcttAGCCAGGTGGGCTAGCCAAGATGGGtaggtccagtgaagaagcagctacagaagccagaactcccaccatctgcacccagAAAGagtttgggtccagactcccaaaggggagaaatgtcaggggaagatgcccagagggctctgagccccaactccatcaggacccggagagagaagatggaaaaaggagggacattcagaagtagtaacaggggTGTGacttagataggaagagaaggcagagccatggaaaaagtgggcaaatatatctataaataaaatagttctagaaataatagtcagcccacatctgtgagcttgggagaaccactgcagtttccaatggagagaatgggggcacagaactctggagctgggaatggtgtggagttataaccctgttatcttatggttttgtaaatcagcattaagtcagataataataataataataataataataataataataataataatagcagggAGGCTGCCTCCCATGCTTGCTTGCTTCCTGTTCCAAGACTTGTACAAGTAGAAGGACTTTGTGAGAAGGACTTTGTGCCGGGCTCATGGGGCGGGGTCTGGGGGTTGAGGGGTGCTAGGACACTGACCATTGTGCTCTCCAGGTCCTGACTCATCTGCACAGCAATCTGAAGAACATGTCCAAGAAGTCAGAAGCCTCGAAGAAAAAGGTACTGCTTCCCTCGCCCAGTGGCCGGCTCTTCTCTGGGTCTCCCCCACCCAGGACCCCCAAACCCCAGCTCTGTGCTGGCTCTGTGCTGGACAGGACATCACGCCCtgctgggggacaggggacagggaggcCCCAGTGGGCTAGGACTGTGGGCCTCTTGGCAGGGTGGCAGCTGGTGGAGGAACAGAGAGGCGACTAGCTCACAACTTGCTTtttgattttaaaatgatttagttATTAATCTACTGAATGGaggcagagaaataaagagagatgggagtgatagaaagacagagatgttCAAAGGAAGGAACAGTTACTGGGGGCCACTTCCCAGTTCCTTCCGTGAGGTCTAGACTGATCCTCCATGGAGGAATCACAGAGACAGTCGTGTTTCAGGGAGAAGAGGAGCACTGATGGGGAGAAAgtgaggacagaaaaggagaagaaagtgcaAGCCCTGTGGgtgggtgtgagagagagagagagagagaaggagaggagagagagagagagagaaggagaggagagagagagagagagagagggagagagaaggagaggagagagagagacagacagagagagagaaaaggagaggagaggagaggagagagagacagagagagagaccctagcccctggtcccccagctctctggtcccttctggggaaggcaggaccctcaggggatggagagagagagagagagagagagagagagagagagagaccccagcccctggtcccccagctctctggtcccttctggggaaggcaggaccctcagggatggagagagagagagagagagagagagagagagagagagagagggatcccagcccctggtccccagctctctggtcccttgtggggaaggcaggaccctcagggatgaGCTCCAGCCTGTCTCCATggtcccctctgcctccatctgcaggttgtggcctttgcagtcagggagggagggagccggggCAGGACGTGCAGACtcactgggcttctgggcctgacctgggcctgacctggctgctgcagggggagggggcagggcgcAGGGTGCAGGGCGCAGGGTGCAGGGCGCAGGGTGCAGGGCCCGGTGGGTGCTGTTCTCCCTAAGCTGCCCTCCCACATAGCCGCCTGCCACACTCCTTTAcctctcaggaagcttcccccaccctgtGGCAGAGAGCAGGGCCTGAGGCTGCGTCCTTGTTCCTGGTAGTATCTGCAGCACTTCCCCGCTCTTTACCTCACACTTGGTTCCAGGAGGCCTGATTGGATTCTCCTTTTGGGACATTCTTTTATCTATCACTCATTTATGAAACCCAAGGTAGTCTCACTAGCCCTGGCTGCTTTTTCTTCAGGTAGAGAGtggctgagagggagggagacctcCACAGACCGGGATcttcccctcctaccctatggactTCCCATGTggccctggggctcaaacctggctccttgcttgGCAAAGCCAACAtctacctggtgagccatctcTCCCTGACCCTGTAGAacatcatatatataaatattaaatatatacatgatttgagaagagatagagaaacagagaccaggacactgttcagctctggtttatgctggcgcagggggtttgaacctgggacttcagacgcTCAGGCATGAAgggccttttgcagaaccactgtgctgtctccctgccccagcACACCCCTGTAACCTTCCTCAAGTCCCAGGGACACCTGCTGTCCCTCTTCACTCCGCGTGGCCTGAGGCTGACCCCAGGGCCCGGCAGGTCTCATTCTGTCTCCTCAAGCATCTCCTTCTCCTGAGAGGCACCAGGCCGCCTCCTGTCCTCATTCCACATTCCGAGGAGAAGCTGTTTGACACGGAGCCCAGAGTCCACTGAACTCTGGCCGAGTGATGCATACACTGTGGGAGcctggagggagaggaggagatcaTTAGCAGACAATGAGATTACGGAGGAGCAGATCAGAACCAGGCACTGGCCGACCTCTTCAAATGCCTTCGTGTCTGTTCCCTCCTGGTACTTACTAGGACAGATGGCAGGCAGAATGCGGCAACACCGGTTCAGATAATCCCATTTCTTGTCCAAAGCCGTACCTAAGGGAAGCGCAGCCCAGCCTGCCCCCTGGCTTGTGAGTAGAGCAGGGAGTCCCCCTGGAGGCTGGGGAGCCCAGTGGGTGGAGCCAGCTGTGCCAGGGCCACAGGGCAGAGTGACAGGTGCCCCTGCATGGCCAGGCCGGCTGCAGCTGCTCTCCGTGGGCCCAACCCCTGGCCATCGCCAGTCCGGTCCAAGTGGAGGGAAGTCCTGGCATCTTCAGGAGAACAGCTGCCCAGGGTGGGCTGGGTGACCCTGACTtctaaagagagaggcagggctcACTTCTCAGTGACAGAAAAGCACTGTGGGCGGCACCTTCCCTCCTCCCGGCACACACAGGGCTTCCCCTGCTGTCACCCAGGTGACATGAGGCCTGAGAATCTGCTCCTTCTGCCCCAGAGCCTGTGGCCAGTCAGACAAGGTGTCCTCTCTGGACACACGGAAGAGACAGTCCCCCGTGAAGCTGGCGGTTGCAGTGACTGTGGGAAGGTGGTCACTGCGTAAAGGGCAGCGCCATGGTGCCCGTCCCTGCGGACACGAGTCGGGCTGGGTCTGCCGGCAGCACAGACATGGCTTCCTGCACCCCAGCCTCGGGGAGTCCCGGCTCTCTGCCGGGGAATTTCATaaccataggacagagagacattgagaggggagggagagatagagagggagagaggcggagagacccctgcagacctgcttcaccacttgaaaagattcccctgcaggtggggacgggggccttgaacccgggtcctggcatGGCGATGTGTGTGCTCAGGCGGGTGTGCCCCTGCCTGGTCCCGGTTGTCCTGTTGTCTCCTCTGTGTCGGCCAACTCCTAGGGCGATCTGTTAGAGGGGAAAGGTCAAGGTGTGCCTTGCACTGAGAAGGGGCTTCAGGCTCccggagagggtgtgtgtgtgtgttctagcagcctgtgtgtgtgtatatgtgtgtgtgtgtgtgttctagcagcctgtgtgtgtgtgttctagcagcgtgtgtgtgtgtgtgttctagcagcctgtgtgtgtatgtgtgtgtgttctagcagcctgtgtgtgtgtatatgtgtgtgtgtgttctagcagcatgtgtgtgtgttctagcagtgtgtgtgtgtgttctagcagcctgtgtgtgtgtgttctagcagcctgtgtgtgtgtgttctagcagtgtgtgtgtgttctagcagcctgtgtgtgtgtgttctatcagcctgtgtgtgtgtgttctagcagcctgtgtgtgtgtgtgtgtgttctagcagcctgggtgtgtgtgtgtgtgtgtgtgtgttctagcagcatgtgtgtgtgtgtgtgttctagcaGTGTGTGTTCTAGCAGCCTGTGGAGAGTCCCCACACAGCCCAGCTCCTGTGCGGCAGGGATGCTCTGAGTCAGGGCCTGAGCAGGTGTCCAAGGCCTTGCCATGTTAACCCCCTCGGCGTTTGCTCAGAGAGCCACTGCTGTGTGGTGCCCAGGGCGGTTTCTTAAGAGAGGAGAGCGGAGACAGATGAGgagggacaggagaggacaggcgGCATGTGGGGCTAGAAGAGAGATCTGGAGATTCTTGGGCTCCTTGAAGGCTGAGAGCAGGTGGGCTTCATCAAAGGCTCTCTGGCTGCCAGGCCAGGTCAGGGTGTGACGCATGTCTGCAAAGGTTTGCTTCTTATCGGGGCTTCATGTATCACAGTCAATACAGCTGTGGGTccgtgtgtgacatttctcagtttcctgccaaaccctctcccccagcccagggcctcctccaccatcagcaccaggacctgaaagccccccacccccagagtccttgactttggggcaagATAGCAAACCCAGTTCACGTTCTGCTtggagtttccccttctgttctcatgtctccacttctgtccctgagtgagaccatcccatcttcatcctcctctcTTGGGCTGATCTTACTTCCCAGGACTCCTTCAGGCTCCacccaagaggaggggaagaaggtgacttcacccttcttcacagctgagtatccttcttcacagctgagtagtattccactgtgtatctagaccacagctgtctcagccactctcatctgttggacacctgggttgctcccaggtttgggttgttacacattgtgctgctgtgaacacaggtgcacacagatttcaatggatgggtgtgtttggctccttaggattTGTCCCCAGAGAAGAGACGATTGGGGCTGGGGGGCTTTGTCTCTCGTGTCTGTCAGAGgactctgcttcccacctgcaaaggtttCTCTTCACAGTTGAATTTTCCATTTTCCCTTCTGGTTGGAAGCAACTGgaccagcctttctttcttttttttcttttctcttctatttctttgaTTTTGGAAATATTTTTCATCTTTCTCCCTCATCTTGCAGCCAGCTTTTTCCTCATTGCCGAGTTCCATCAAACATGCGAGTAAGAGTCTGTGAAGAAGAGATAAAAgcagagggctctggggaaagacaTGCCCAGGGAGACTCTTTCAGGCCCAACTGAGCTGCTGGGACCAAGGGCCTTGGTGGGACTGAGAGCTCCCAGGGACAGGTGGGGCTGGGACCCCTGGGTCCCCCGCCAGCTCCTGGCAGGTGAGGGGACAAGGGGCATCTTTCTCCTGCTCCTGCGAGGTGCTCCCCGCACCCCAGCTGACAGTTCTCAGGGCTAGGGCTGCATCCTGGGCTCCTCACGGGGGCAGGGAGCTTCACCCGTGCCAGGTGGCAGGGGACGCTTCTGTGCGGGGGCCTTGGTACCATTTGTCAAGCTTCCAAGCACTGGCTCCGCTTT includes:
- the GALR1 gene encoding galanin receptor type 1 yields the protein MELNLSEANSSVPWDLEPQPAWSLGPENLVALAAFGLIFTLGVLGNALVIVVLSRRRPGRPRGPTELFVLNLSVADLAYLLCCVPFQAVVYARPTWELGAFACKASHYVFTVSMLVSVFTLAAMAVDRYVAVVLARRAPGLRVARNALRGLGCIWALSLGMAAPVAAHQRLLHHQPGNLTFCWEQWPDPRHKKAYVLCTFLLGYLLPLTLICFCYAKVLTHLHSNLKNMSKKSEASKKKTTQTVLVVVVVFGVSWLPHHVVHLWAEFGAFPLTPASFLLRVAAHCLAYSNSSVNPIIYAFLSENFRKAYRQVCSCPPHPRSPALDAKEAKSRLGTPPSTNCSHV